TTGGCAATTGCATCAAAATTATTAATCATATCCTGCTCGTATACCACTTGAACGGATTTAAAAAAGGAGCCGTCATTCAGCTCGATAAATCCAAATTTATTGGAACTTCTGTTCGTTCGCACCCAGCCCCGCAAGGTAACTTCCTGTCCAGCATAGGTTTCTGTCTCTCTGTAAAGCTCTCTTATCGTCGTATCTTTTCCCATCTTTACCAACTCCTCGATTTTTCTTTCTGCCCAAAAGGCTATATGCATTTATTGTATAGGAAAATACCCCCTTATGCAAGGGCTATCCTTTGAAAAGTATCTTGACAATCAAATTCAATGGAAAATAGCCCCTTGCGCAAGGGGCTATCTTCTATTATTTGTGTATCTGTCAAATTTATGTGGGTTTTATCTTCAATTTTCAAAAGTTTTATTAAATCCCAAACAGCTGCAATACCAGCCAACTGGATGCGTAGAAGGTCATGAACTGAACACCAGTGTGAACGCCGAAGAACTTGTTCAGAATTCCTCCAAAAATACCAATGGTGAGGGAAACGAGAATCCCCACCAGTCCAGCTTCATAGAAGGAAAGAACAATAATCAAGCCCATAAACATGCAGATAATGGCTTCTTGGCTGATATTTTTCAGAACCATGACACTAGCTTTTCTGGCGTAGTTCATGGAAAACGGATAGGCCACCAAGTACGCTACCAAGATACTGATAAATCCGAAAAGCATAAACTGAGACGGAGTCATCAGGGTATGCAGGTTGTTCACTGGATCGCTGGAAAAGATAGGTGCTGCGTTAAACAGCGGTCCTGCCGGTCCCAGTGCTACCGGGCTCAAAGGAATACCAAAGGCCACCAAGGGGATAACGACTTCTGCTATGTAGGTAGATTCCGTTACCGCATTCATTACCGACAAAGTCGTGGTTAGTCTCTGATACGTGCCTTTAACCTTGGAAGATATGATTTCTCCAGCCATTACCGTCATACCTACCGGGCTGAAGGTAAAAGTCAGAGAAGAAATACCTGCACCGAGGAGCGTAAATCCGGTCTGTTTCGGTGAAAGGATTTTTAAAGGGTTTGGGAAATACCCTTTCCAAGACTTCAGCTCCGGTGCCAGCCAGAATTCCCGAGGTGCTTTTCGAAGAAGCATCTGCCGGGTGACTGGTGAAAGCAGCGTCACGATGTCAGCAAACATGGGGCCAATAGCGATGCCCAAGAAAATACTAATGGATACTGAGTGTTCTGCTGCCACAGCCATCTTAATCAGCCCTTGCAGAAATACGGCAAAAGGAATTAAGACAAAGATACTAGCCCACTTCCCTTTTGATGTATAGGCAATAATCAAGGCAGCGATGATAAAGATAATGGGTGCCCAGGCCTTTACCAAGTCGCCGAAAGGTGCCAGCAGGGTCGCAAAGCCAATGGATACGGGTAGTGCAATAACGGCACCGACAATGGCACCGGATATCATCTTTCGCAGCGCCATGTGCGGCACGCCCAGCCTCCGCAAGACATTGGCATGCTCTAGCAGCGGAACGGCCATGGTATCCCCTGGTACACCCATAAGGGCTGTAGGAATGGCGTGGGTCATGTGCTTTGATACCGCGGCAGCCATAAAGAATCCAAAGATAGCCACCGGGGGAAAGCCCAATAGGATAATCAATAGAGTCAAAGGGGCTATAGTAGCCGTCTCATCCGTACCAGAGATTAAACCCATAAAGGAAAAGATAATACCGCCCAGCAGAGCGCCCCCCACGCCCCACATGAGATCGTGAATCAACATCGCGTCCATTTACACGTCCTCCTTTCCCGATTGGCTTTCGCCCGCAAACAGCTCATAGATCTTTAAGCTCTTCATCTCTTCCACAATGCAGCTTTCCGCTTTCTGCAAATATTCCCGTTCTTTATCCCGATCCAGTCCCAGTTCCTCCAGAACCTGAAGCTGATCCTCTTCTGCAAAGTGCTTTTCGTTGAGAATTCTTTTCGGTTTGAACAGCTTGGCAGATATGGCTGCACTGATTAGAGATCCTAAAATCCCCACCAGCAGGGCATAAGCCTTTATCAGGTTAGGGGCTACCCCATCCAGGCTCGTCTGCATAAAATGCCAGGCCGTACTGAACAGAGTCAGACTTACGACGATGCCAATGACCGCAGCAATGGCTAAATGACGGATGTCTACTGTATCACCCCATACGTCTGCATAGAAGTATTTTTTCTCTTCCATGGCTTCTTCCTCCTGTCCTTTATTTGGTATATTCTTTCAACAGCTCTTGGGCATATTCCAATCTTACCTTTTTCTCCTTTACCATCTTATCTACAATCTTATCCAGGATGTCTCCTTTTGCTCCGGTTACAGAAGCCAGATTTCTAGCATGGAGAGACATATGGCCCCGCTGAATACCTTCTGTGGCCAGCGCCTTAATGGCTGCCAGGTTCTGGGCCAAGCCTACGGAAGCAATAATTTCTCCCAGCTCCGCAGCACTCTTTACCCCCAGCATTTTTACCGCTACTTGAGCCGTCGGGTGAATCTTCGTAGCACCACCTACCAAGCCTACAGCCATAGGCAGTTCAATGGTTCCCACTAAATCTCCGTTCTGATCTTTTTCCCAAGTAGTTAACGACGTGTACTGCCCAGAGCGGGAAGCATACGCATGTGCTCCCGATTCGATGGCTCTGGTATCGTTTCCCGTCGCCAAGACCACCGGTACGATGCCGTTCATAATGCCCTTATTGTGCGTAGCCGCCCGGTATGGGTCTGCTGCCGCAAAGGCGTAGGCGGTAATAATCTGATTCACCACGTCTTCGCCTCCGATGGCCTCCTTCTTAATATGTACACGGGAACGAGCCAGACGGTGCACAGCCAAATTAGACAGAATCCTCAGGTGTACCGTCCCGCCGGAGACTTCCTCCAGGAATGGAGCTACCGCCTCAGCCATGGTGTTTACGGCATTGGCGCCCATAGCATCTAAGGTATTCACATGGAGGTGCACTACGACCATGTGGCCTACAGCACTGTTAATAATCCGCACATCCAAATCCTGCATGCCGCCGCCGTGCTGAACTAAGATGGGGTCCTTCTCATTACAGATTTCTATAATCTTCGCCTTATTCTCATAGATACGAATTTTAGCGGCATTGGGATCCGGCACGTCTAAAATCTGCACCTGAGCAATCATCACAGAACCAGAATTGCTGGCAAAGAAGCCTCCGCCATCTCGAGCCATCTTGGCAGCATTGCTGGCCGCAGCCACCACCGATGGTTCCTCTGTCACCATGGGAATCACGTAGTCCTTGCCATTTATCATGAAGTTTAATGCTACGCCCATGGGCAGCTGGAAGGTACCGATGACGTTTTCAATCATATGGTCTGCCTTATCCATATCCAGTGCTCCGGGCTGGCTGATAACCTCCTGGTCTGCCTGGGAAATTCCTGAAAATTCACTTACTTCTGCCAATCTCTCTGCCGGGGATAATTTATAAAATCCTGAATAACTGCTGGTTTTCATGGTATTCTCCTCTCATCTCACAACTCGTTGGTTAACGATTATTCCTCTGTATCAATTTTCATTCTCATAAAAGCTGAGCCCATAGATTTGCCCAAGGAATCCAACCGCAGAGAATGGGTAGCCCCGCCGCCCAAGGCGTGCTTCATGACAAAATTGAAGCCATGGAGGCTATCCACCTCATAGCGAGTAATTTCACCCTGTACCATATCTCCAAAGTGGGATTTCACCCGTTCCACGGTTAATATCCGCTTTAAGAACTCATAATCCTTGGGATCCCGCGCATACACACAAATGTTGCTGGTGTCCCCCTTGTCTCCAGATCTGCCGTGAGCTAACTGGTTTAAATATACCTGTGCCATTTATTTCACCTCCAGAATATTCGATTTCAGCTCTACGACGCTTCTCGGAATAAAGGTCGGCCACAAACCGATAACTTCTTGCACCTTAGCCCGTCCGCCGAAGAAACTTGCTCCGGGAGGACCGTTCAGCTGCAATGGAGAAATCTCCGGTACTAACTTCATCGCTTCTGATTTCTCCAGAGTCCGCACAGCGATTCGCAAGACCACCTCATTCATGTTCTTTACCAGTTCAGGGTCCATGCTGGCCACCCCTAAGTGCAGTGCATTCAGACCTAAGTAATCAATGCGAATTTCTTCTGCCTTTAAGCCTTTGCGCTTCATCTTCTTCATCAGGATATCTGCTGCATACTGCGCCTTCTCGTAAGCATCCGGCCAAGCAAAACTTAGATACGTCTCTACCTTGTAGCCGGCATGATAGCCAATACTCAGCTTCAAATTATCGGGCCTGGTCTTGCCCTTGATATTGCCCACTTTAACCCGATTGTCGCCGGATTGAGTCAGGGTTGCATGGCTGATATCCACGTTTACGTCCGGTGTAATGTAGTTGGCTGGGTCGTGAACCTCATACAGGAATTGCTCCTTGCAGCTCTGCTCGCTGATCAAGCCGCCGCAATCCTCCGCCTTGGTGATAAACATCTCCTGCTCTGTCAGCTCCGCAATCGGAAAGCCCAGTTCATCCATTCTTGGAACAGCTCTCCAATCATAGTCAAAGTTGCCGCCCGCTCCCTGGCCGCCGCATTCCAGCAGATGACCAGCCATAATGCCCCGGGCCAGATTATCATAATCGTCGGCAGCCCAGCCAAATTCGTGCTTTAACGGAGCTAAAAACAAGGCCGAATCTGCAGCTCTGCCTGTGACCACAATGTCTGCCCCCTGTTCCAGACACGCCACAATGGGCTCGTGTCCAAAGTAGACGTTGGCATTTAGTATTTTGTCTTCAATCTCTGAAAAATCGCCGTCGTGATCGATATTTTTAAAATCCAGACCCTGCGCCTTCAGCGCTGGTATCCGGTCCTTCATGTCGTCGCCCACAACGTAACCAATCTTATATCCAGAAAGGCCTTGATCCATAGCAGTCTGTTCAATAGCCTTGACGGCTCCGGTGATGTTCATGCCTCCGGCATTTGAAATAATCTTGATGCCCTTTTCATAACCTTCCTTACCGATGATTCTTACTAAATCGATAAAGTCTCTTGCATATCCGGCTTCTGGATTCCGATTCTTCTGCCTCTGCATGATGGATAAGGTCAGTTCTGCCAGATAATCACAGGCCATATAATTCAAATTGCCCTTTTTTATCATATGGATGGCGGCATCGTTGCTGTCTCCCCAGAAACCCTGACCGCCTCCTATACGAATTTTTTTACCGTCCATAACGTATCCTCCTTCTCTATGCTTTTTATTAAAGCAATATCCATGCCAAAGGTATAAACGGTTGAAATATCACTCTTTTTTCTGGTCTCTTTCATTTTCTGCACTTTTATTTACAAAAAAGGTGCCATAATTAGCACCTTTTCTGAACATTTTGCTTATTTTTTCGCCTTTTAATAGTGCCATTTTTGTCACTTAAGTGTCTTTTTCGCTACCATTGATTCCATACTCTTTTAATTTTCTATAAAAAGTCCGCTTGCTAACCTCTAATTCCTTCATAGCCCGAACCTTGCTTCCCCGATTCTGAGCGATAGCCTCTATAAGAATCTTTTTCTCCAAGGCCCCTAGTGCTTCTCGCAAAGGACCTCCCTGATAGCTCTGACCGACGGGCTGAACAGATGCACCAGCAAGCTCCATTACCTCAGCCCCGGCAGCTTCTTCGCTCCCCACAAGCTGCTTCATGTGAGGCGGCAGATGGCTGATACCGAACAGCTCTCCACTGCACATAATAACCGCATATTCCATGCAGTTCTTCAATTCACGTACGTTTCCCGGCCAACTGTAGGTATGAAGAAAGGTCAAGACTTCATGAGAAAAAGTCAGCTTTTTTTCATATCGTCGGTTGTATACCTGTAGAAAGTGGTTAGCCAAGAGACCGATATCCTCCCGCCGCTCCTTTAAGGACGGCACATCAATCTCCACAATATTTAGGCGAAAATACAAATCCTGACGAAAGGTTTTTTCTTGAATCATCTGCTCTAAGGGTTGATTGGTGGCGGCAATCAACCGCACATTTACCGGGATGTTCCGCTGGCGGCCAATCTTTTCAATTTCTCCCGCCTGTAGTACCCGCAGCAGCTTGGCCTGCATGGCCATGGGCATGTCCCCAATCTCGTCCAGAAATAAAGTTCCGCCGTTGGCCAGCTCAAACTTGCCCATCTTACCTCCGGCTTTAGCTCCTGTAAAAGAGCCTTCTTCGTAACCAAACAGTTCGCTTTCGATGAGGTTCTCCGGGATAGCCGCACAGTTGACCAGAATCATCGGCTTGGTCTTTCTCCCGCTGTTCTCGTGAATAATTTTAGCAATCATCTCTTTTCCTGCGCCGTTTTCTCCCTTAATCAACACAGAAGCCTCTGTCTTGGCCACAATAAGAGCCTGAGATACGGTTTTCATAAAGGCGGGACTTTTGCCGATGATTTCCAGCCGTGACATCTGTTCTTGGGCCTCTGCCTGCCGTTGATAGTTTAAAGCGATTTCATTGGCTTTAGCAACTGCCTCTCCCAATTTTACTTCCACGGTGGTGTCCTGAAAAATAGACACCACACCCAGAAACTCGCTCCCCCTCTCCAGCGGATAAATTCTGGCAGAAACGTACTTATCCAGCGTTTTAATATACTGTTTTTCCTGGAATACTGGAATCTTCTTTTCCAGCACATTGATAATCTCCGCTCCTGGCTCTACTTGGCGAATATCTCGGCCGATGAGCCTCCCCAGGGAAACCCCCAGTATTTTAGAATAGGAACTATTCAGATAAAATATCCGCCCGTGGCGATCAATGGCAATGACCGCCTCCTGAAATCGGTCCATAATTTCAGCCAGCATCCAGCTGGCTGACATGGACAGCAGGTACAGCAGCAGGTCCTTCTCCACCTGACCCACCTTCTGCCCCGCCGCATCTGTCACGCCAATCACCGGAGCATAGGATTTCAGTTCCTCCAATGTCAACTCTTGAAGACAGGTATCCATGCACAAGCTTTTTCCCCTCTTATCCGAATTTATGTTGTGGTCCTTTCCTGGTCCACTGTCCTCTCCAGCCTTCCAGACGTTCATCAGGTCTCCTAGTCGCATCGGTTCAGCCCTCCTTTTCCGCTCCGTAATCAGCCTTATACTTCCTTCATATTATAACACCTTTTATTTTTACTCTTTTCATTTTCTATATTGTAGCATTGATTGTTCTGCATTTCATCCGTAACTTTACCTTCTTTTAGTTCTAACTCAACAAATAAAATCTACTTATTCATATTTAAACTTAAAAAAATATGCTAAATTAGTGAGTGAAAACATCATTTTTTACGAATATATAGGTAAAGGGATTTTATATAAAGACAACATAATTAGCAATATTAGAAAGGGAGGACCCAATGAATGAAGATCAGCAGTTGATTTCACTTATCCGAGACAATCCCCAAGAGGGGTTGTCTAAAGCAATTGAGTTATACGGGGGAACTTTAAAATGGATTATCATAAAAATCCTCGGCAATTCCAGTCCCCAGGACGTGGAAGAATGTATGTCGGACGTCTTTGTCAAGCTATGGCAAAATATTGACTCTTTTAAAATAGAAAGAAAGGTACCCTTAAAAAGTTATTTGTTCGGCATAACCAGGTATACAGCCATCGACTATAGCAGAAAGAATAGCACTCAGATGGAATTTATACCCATTGAAGAAAGCGAGATCGGCGTATCCATTGACTTTACCGACGAATTAACCAAGGAACATAACTGTCAGATTCTCCAGGAAGCCATCGACGAACTGCCAGAGCCAGACAAAAAAATATTTATTCACCGCTACTACCTTCACCAACAGATCAATGCCATTGCTTCGCGGCTTTCTCTCAGCCCTAAAACAGTGGAAAATAAATTGTATCGCGGTAAACAGAAGCTGCGTCAATCGTTAATCGAAAGGGGAATTGTTCTATGAGCAAATTAGAAGATATGATGAAATACTATAATCTCAAAGAGGAAGACTTATTGGGTAGCGAAGCACTTTCGGAGGAAGAACGTGCACAGATTCTTGAAAAAACACTATTGAAGGCAGGTCTTACCCCAGAGCTAGAAGCCGATACTGCCTCACTCCCTACTTCGGACATCCCATTAAAGCCCAAGAAGCCTTACCGCAAGCGCTTTGCCCTGCTGACAGCAGCCTGCATCACTGTGCTTGCTTTAGGGGCTGTGTCCTTTGCCGCCACGTCCTTAAACAGCACGTTCTTAAACTTCTTCCATCCTCAAACTCAGGAAGAGACCGACCTGCTAAACGGCTTAGGGACAATCATCGATCAACAGGTGACCAACAATGGCCTCACCATCCACATAAAAGAAGCCTTGGGAGACCACAATGCCGTCTACGTGCTCTTTGACCTCATCGCCGCAGAAGGAACAGTGCTGGATCAAGAACAATATACCTTTGTTCTCCAAAACA
The genomic region above belongs to Aminipila butyrica and contains:
- a CDS encoding acyclic terpene utilization AtuA family protein — protein: MDGKKIRIGGGQGFWGDSNDAAIHMIKKGNLNYMACDYLAELTLSIMQRQKNRNPEAGYARDFIDLVRIIGKEGYEKGIKIISNAGGMNITGAVKAIEQTAMDQGLSGYKIGYVVGDDMKDRIPALKAQGLDFKNIDHDGDFSEIEDKILNANVYFGHEPIVACLEQGADIVVTGRAADSALFLAPLKHEFGWAADDYDNLARGIMAGHLLECGGQGAGGNFDYDWRAVPRMDELGFPIAELTEQEMFITKAEDCGGLISEQSCKEQFLYEVHDPANYITPDVNVDISHATLTQSGDNRVKVGNIKGKTRPDNLKLSIGYHAGYKVETYLSFAWPDAYEKAQYAADILMKKMKRKGLKAEEIRIDYLGLNALHLGVASMDPELVKNMNEVVLRIAVRTLEKSEAMKLVPEISPLQLNGPPGASFFGGRAKVQEVIGLWPTFIPRSVVELKSNILEVK
- a CDS encoding tripartite tricarboxylate transporter permease, whose amino-acid sequence is MDAMLIHDLMWGVGGALLGGIIFSFMGLISGTDETATIAPLTLLIILLGFPPVAIFGFFMAAAVSKHMTHAIPTALMGVPGDTMAVPLLEHANVLRRLGVPHMALRKMISGAIVGAVIALPVSIGFATLLAPFGDLVKAWAPIIFIIAALIIAYTSKGKWASIFVLIPFAVFLQGLIKMAVAAEHSVSISIFLGIAIGPMFADIVTLLSPVTRQMLLRKAPREFWLAPELKSWKGYFPNPLKILSPKQTGFTLLGAGISSLTFTFSPVGMTVMAGEIISSKVKGTYQRLTTTLSVMNAVTESTYIAEVVIPLVAFGIPLSPVALGPAGPLFNAAPIFSSDPVNNLHTLMTPSQFMLFGFISILVAYLVAYPFSMNYARKASVMVLKNISQEAIICMFMGLIIVLSFYEAGLVGILVSLTIGIFGGILNKFFGVHTGVQFMTFYASSWLVLQLFGI
- a CDS encoding RNA polymerase sigma factor; protein product: MNEDQQLISLIRDNPQEGLSKAIELYGGTLKWIIIKILGNSSPQDVEECMSDVFVKLWQNIDSFKIERKVPLKSYLFGITRYTAIDYSRKNSTQMEFIPIEESEIGVSIDFTDELTKEHNCQILQEAIDELPEPDKKIFIHRYYLHQQINAIASRLSLSPKTVENKLYRGKQKLRQSLIERGIVL
- a CDS encoding hydroxymethylglutaryl-CoA reductase, degradative → MKTSSYSGFYKLSPAERLAEVSEFSGISQADQEVISQPGALDMDKADHMIENVIGTFQLPMGVALNFMINGKDYVIPMVTEEPSVVAAASNAAKMARDGGGFFASNSGSVMIAQVQILDVPDPNAAKIRIYENKAKIIEICNEKDPILVQHGGGMQDLDVRIINSAVGHMVVVHLHVNTLDAMGANAVNTMAEAVAPFLEEVSGGTVHLRILSNLAVHRLARSRVHIKKEAIGGEDVVNQIITAYAFAAADPYRAATHNKGIMNGIVPVVLATGNDTRAIESGAHAYASRSGQYTSLTTWEKDQNGDLVGTIELPMAVGLVGGATKIHPTAQVAVKMLGVKSAAELGEIIASVGLAQNLAAIKALATEGIQRGHMSLHARNLASVTGAKGDILDKIVDKMVKEKKVRLEYAQELLKEYTK
- a CDS encoding sigma-54 interaction domain-containing protein — encoded protein: MRLGDLMNVWKAGEDSGPGKDHNINSDKRGKSLCMDTCLQELTLEELKSYAPVIGVTDAAGQKVGQVEKDLLLYLLSMSASWMLAEIMDRFQEAVIAIDRHGRIFYLNSSYSKILGVSLGRLIGRDIRQVEPGAEIINVLEKKIPVFQEKQYIKTLDKYVSARIYPLERGSEFLGVVSIFQDTTVEVKLGEAVAKANEIALNYQRQAEAQEQMSRLEIIGKSPAFMKTVSQALIVAKTEASVLIKGENGAGKEMIAKIIHENSGRKTKPMILVNCAAIPENLIESELFGYEEGSFTGAKAGGKMGKFELANGGTLFLDEIGDMPMAMQAKLLRVLQAGEIEKIGRQRNIPVNVRLIAATNQPLEQMIQEKTFRQDLYFRLNIVEIDVPSLKERREDIGLLANHFLQVYNRRYEKKLTFSHEVLTFLHTYSWPGNVRELKNCMEYAVIMCSGELFGISHLPPHMKQLVGSEEAAGAEVMELAGASVQPVGQSYQGGPLREALGALEKKILIEAIAQNRGSKVRAMKELEVSKRTFYRKLKEYGINGSEKDT
- a CDS encoding AtuA-related protein, which codes for MAQVYLNQLAHGRSGDKGDTSNICVYARDPKDYEFLKRILTVERVKSHFGDMVQGEITRYEVDSLHGFNFVMKHALGGGATHSLRLDSLGKSMGSAFMRMKIDTEE